DNA from Triticum aestivum cultivar Chinese Spring chromosome 7D, IWGSC CS RefSeq v2.1, whole genome shotgun sequence:
gtgaccagaaaagcttctctgcAGCGCGTTCTTCctgcgcttggaaaaactgcgccacatcggagacactcttcggcaggtccaagaatACGTCTGGCgaactccacaattgattaagctgagcatacttcgggtcaccgaacttagtctgtaaaagaaagggcttaccagccgctatcttcctagcttgccggatctcctcccgagccgctcttgACTCGGACCGTGCCTCTCTCGCCttttgtaaggccttgtcgagttcGGCTGCCTTGGCTTGGTTATCCTCCTCGAGTGATTGGCTTTTGCcagtggcatccttcagctctcgctctatggtagatattctctcctcgcactggcaccgaatggcctgttcggcctttaaatcagCAGTCGCCTTCTCGGTAGCCGCATTActcattctggcttgctccttagcacgggcaagctcggcccgaagggtctcaaccgcggctGCACCATCTACAATTATGCATGTCACAGTGTATAACTTTCAGCTTCATGCTCATATTTTTATACATGCATAAGCGGGCTGtcccaaaacataccttgtgcctcgtcgagccgcctgttaataagagtaatgtctgttggggaacacagtaatttcaaaaaaaatcctacgcacacgcaagatctatcatggtgatgcataacaacgagagggggagtgtagtccacataccctcgtagaccgtaagcggaagcgttatgacaacgtggttgatgtagtcgtacgtcttcacgatccgaccgatcctagtaccgaaagtacggcacctccgggacgacacctcagggtcgttcgCCCTTAGGGGCGAGGAAgctggtggaggcgtctcgctttccatcatctccggaggcaaGTCCCCCGATGAGGAGGACTGTGAAGGAAGACAGCGAGCCGGACCACAAACATATAGTTTGAATGTTATCCGTGCGACCCAAAAGAACGGGATATGTCTAGAGcaaccttgttcacttacgattcggcgaaGGGCTTGTCCTTACGGAGGTACTTTGCGACGACATCGGCTTCCGAACCCGAACCATctgacagggatatcttccctctcttggatgcctccgcctccaagtctgcggaggcagtcctcttcctcccaAGGGGAGAAGGGATAtcaccttcttcttccccttcgtctccAGAAGAGGGAGCTTGAGTCTCCCCGGACGTAGCGTCCAATATACCTTTAGAGTGGAGGCCACCTTCGGCCTATTTGCTTTTCTTCTTGTCTTCCTTCGCCCGTACTTGATACGGCGCCGGGGCTAGCATCCTCATCAGCACATGATCAGCTGAGCTTTCGGGAAGTGGAGCTgaacacctaattcgttccgccttctttatccagccctggttaAAGATAGGTTTCTCAGTACATCGCTATGGGATAATCAACCAAGTTGCGTTCTGAAATCgggtgcttaccggggtatccggatggttgcagtcaaggccgatgtcctcgtTTGTATCCGGCCACTGCTTTCGAGTCTTGAAGAATAGCTTCCACATCCCTCTGTGCGTTGTGCCAAAGAATTGTTGAAGGGTCCGCGGTCCttccgaattgaactcccacatgcggagaggccgtcgctagcacgggaggatccgacggactagcattacctggatcacgTTGATGAGGCCGGTGCCCTTTTCGAGGATGCtctggatgcggctttgcagtgtctGGACTTCATCAgttgatccccagtctagcccctggTTAATCCACGACGCGAGTCgcaatggagggccagatcggaacgcaggtgtggtcacccatttggtaccgcggggctcggtgatgtagaaccactctcgctgccataagttggaggtttctgtgaaagtgccttttggccagatAGTATTGGTGAGCTTGTTCACCATAgcaccgccgcactctgcctgctccccttcgactatcttcggcttcacattgaaggtcttgatccataggccgaagtgtggagggatgcgtagaaaagcctcgcacatgacgataaacgccgagatgtgaagaaaggagtctggagctagatcgtgaaaatctagcccataatagaacatgaggccacgaacgaaagggtgaagagcgaaccctagcccgcggaggaagtgggggatgaataccaccctctcgccggattttggtgtagggataacctgcccccgAGCggggagcctgtgggggatttccgcggtcaggtacctCGCCTCTCGGAGCTTCGCGATATCTTCCTCGGTGACCGAGGAGGCCGCCCACCTGCCTTGGGAGCTGGATCCGTACATAGCGGAAAGGCGAAGTGGCGATGAAAGAAATCGAGAcctgggcgttggagctcgaggttggaaaggccggggaggaggaaggcgtgggggaaaaagacgggtctgtactCCTTTATAAGATGATGAATATCGAACACCTCCTCACGGGCCTTAAAGCTCGCCTCTTCCCCAGGGATCGTGCAAacaacacggttggattacccacgcccataaTGAtaaggatcccgtgataagggggcacgatctctgtttgacAGGACGTGTCAATAAAGACCACGTCTCGTAACATGGAGCGAGAGGCCGAACGACGATTCGAAATAATAACCAGGCCAGGGACGTAACGTCTCGCCGTAACAATTGTCAGCAGATGGGACTTGTTAAGTATTATACTCTTCACGGCTGTGTGTGGAGCTTATTTTGCGGAGCCGGACACGTTTTTTGTGTtcgaagactattttgaagtattcggaggaggaacccgccttgcaatgccgaagacaatctgcgcgccggacacatcgtcattgaagcctggttcaggggctactgagggagtcctggattaaggggtcctcggacgtccgggctatgtgacgtgggccggactaatgggccatgaagatacaaaacagaagatttctacccgtgtccggataggactctccttagcgtggaaggcaagcttggcgttcggataggaagattccttcctctgtaaaccgactctgtataaccctaagtccctccggtgtctatataaaccggagggtttagtccgtagagacgatcagaatcataatcatacatgctagacttctagggtttagccattacgatctcgaggtagatcaactcttgtaaccccatattcatccaagataatcaagcaggaagtagggtattacctccatcgagagggaccgaacctgggtaaacattgtgtccctgtctcctgttaccatcgatcctaagacgcacagttcgggaccccctacccgagatccgccggttttgacaccgacagccactgCCACCACGTCGTCGGGTTACACAGCCGGTATTTTGCCCGGTGAGCGGGGGCATAGACCACGGCAACCGTCTTCCCCTGCCCAAAAACCAACACTGATCCGTGCTTCACGGAAGCGGAGGGAGGGTACTCTCCCCCACTCCCACGACATGAGGAAGACATGTCGTGGGAGTGGCGATCCGCCACAGCTGGCTGTAGACTAGTTTTACTGTAGCGCGATATAGTTTAGTTATAATATGCCGGTAAATGTTTTCGCCGGTTTGTATAAAAATCATTTGGTTTTCATGTAATTTGTCTAGTTAGTTTAACGAGTGTTTGAAATGTATGCAGATAGTGTTGGATGGCCGGTTCCACATCCATATTCGTGAACTGATCCCTTTGTCCACGAATGGATGTGGAAGAAAATTTGTAAGTCAACATAGGTTGTAGATACCCTTATAAGTTTGTGTTTTTTACTGGAAATATTTCCAGGATTATATGGAGGGCTTAGAGCGTGAGTAAGGAAAAAAGCAGCTCGAAGCTTCTAGCTAGCCGCTTGATCCCGTGGATGCATGTGTTAAGTATCAATGCATGCCTTGCTCACCTTTCCGATTTCGCACGCTGTCCAGTGTGGGTTTTCCATACTCTCATGTAGCTACACCTTCTATGTAGGTCGTTCAGTTTGCATCAAGATCTGTGTTATTTTATATAGGAATTTCTCTTTTATGTTCCTTTCAAACAAGAGAACATTTGACCTTGAAACTTTGCTGGCCAACAATATACAAGTATCACCCATTGTACAAAATGTTTTTTTTAATgaaaacaaattttgaattttgaatgaGTTGCCCCattttttaaaatttctattgcaccaaaaatccaaaaattctTCACATCAAAGTACTTGTATGACGTTGATATGCAAAGTTTCAAGTTGAAATATACTTTTATTTGGGAGAAATAAAAAATAGAAGTGAACTTCGGTGCAAAAATGAACGATGAGGATAGAAGGTGCAGCCATACGGAAGCAGAATCGCAACTTTCCCATATTAGCCTGTTTGGATCCACTCCACTCCATCAAATTCTCAGCTCCACTCCCGCTCCTAGATAGCTGGCTCCTCATGACAAATCAGGAGCAGGCAACTTGTTCGGCAACCAACTCCACTCCCTACTCTGGATTACTGGCTCCCCACCACACATCAATCTGGTATGACACTGATCAGTACAAGCATGTGTTCACTTGTGTCAAGGATGCACAAAATGAACTAAAATGATGAGTTTACAGCAAATGATGCAGAAATTTCACACATAATTTCTTTGTGCAAAATTTCACACATAATGAAATGTATCGCACAAGAGCACTTCAGTATGAGTTTGCTGAAATTACAGGATTTTAGCAACATAAACAAATAGGATTTTCAGATGACAAACACAAATAAAAGCCACATAAATACATGTATTTTTAGACATCAATCTAGTTCTAGTGAAGGATCAAGCTAGGGTTCCATGGTCAGGGGAGGACGGGAGTCGCACGGGAGACAGAAAAGGATCGAGCGAACCGGTATGTTTTGCAGGGAGCGGCACGCGGAGTTCAGTTTCAGCGACTCTGTAAATTGAGCTACAGTTTTCTCCGCTCCGCTCTCCGTACTCCGCGGAGTCGTAGCGTTTGGCACCGCTCTGTCCGCTCCTGGAGCAGAGCTGGGGAGTGGAGTCGATCCGAACAGGCCCTTGGTGTGTATTAGCCTAGTTTCAGAATAGCGATATATTAACAATACTATTTATCCCTACCAATTAAAATAAAGTTCTAACTTTTATGCTAAGTCAAACCTCTTTACGATTTTTTTGTTACTGATTTTCTTTTGGTCCATCTTGCTATATTGATGCACTCCAAAATACTGCAACTACAACTTCTTTTCTAACAAAACAACCCACTTTATTACTTTGAAAGAACAATTACATTGTCAATAAGAAAAGGAATGATCATCCAATCAAGCACTACAACAGGAGAATCGAGCCAACCTATAGCTAACTCATGAACAGCCATGTTTGCTTTCCTATTACAGTGCATGAATCCAGTAAGAGAGAAAACACACACAACATGATGTAATCATCAAAAGCTGTCGCCACTGCTTCCGCTGATCTTCCACCATTCTTCATGATTTGAATGACATCAAGGTTGTCTGAACTAATAGCAAATCGGTTACAACCCGCCGTTTGCGctaggttgcgccaggttcagcTCAGTGCCAAAGCTTCTGGAGTGAGCATAACTCTGTACGGATTTGAAGCTTACAGACCCCTCTCTGTGGTCTCCCTGATCTTTCTCCCCTGTTTTCTTATTGTGGCCCTCTCCTCACCCTGATTTTTTTCGACCAAATATTGGCACGTCTAATCGCTAAATCTGACCGTTTCTTTGCGATACTCTCGTGCATGAGAGATCCTGACCATCTAATTGAAAGCAATGGATGAGATTTATCAACTGCATGGTCTTACCTTCATAACAGCAACTGCAGATATTCTCCTCCCTTGTTATCACCGAAAAATAATTCAGCACGCTGCAAATTGTCTCTTGCCTGACCAACAGGATtacgccacacacacacacacacacacacacacgtgttgACAACGAAcggtacgtgcatgctacggtaattttgCTTGATCCAAAGTATGAGCACGTAAACTCCGAGATGGCCAGCTCGTCGACATCGATGAGCTCTTGCAGTCAGACAACACACGCCGCGCGAAAAGACAACCCAGTCAGACAAGACACCAGCACACACCCACTATAGGATTCTAGGAAGCCCGTAGACCTAGCTCAAACTACAAACCGATAGCTAGCATTGGAAACCAGCGTGATTCGGTCGCCGGCATGCCGCTCAAGCTCGTGCTCGCCGTGGTTGCTCCGGTGGGCTTGACGTGCTGCATACTGAAACTCGCCGGCGTCCCCTGGCCAATCATCATCCGCATCGCCGGCGTCCTGCTCGCCTTCCTCTTCATCGCGGCGTTGTGCCAGCGCGCGCAGGCCCGCGCTAGGTCGCAACGCCAACTCCTGCAAGATCCAGAGGGGGATCAGTCGTCCATGGCCGCGCTTCCGCGCGAACCGGCCGTCGGGCTAGGCCGGGCGGCGCTCGCCGGCCTGCCTGTGTACAAGTACGAGAAACTGAGGTGCAGCGGCGGAGAGGGCCACGAGTGCGCGGTGTGCCTCGCCGAGATCAAGCCCAAGGAGGTGGTGAAGCAGCTGCCGGCGTGCACGCACCTCTTCCATGACCGGTGCATCGACGAGTGGCTCTGGTCTCACAGGACGTGCCCCGTCTGCCGGTCTCCGGTCGATGGCTCCACCGTGCCGGCCGTGGAAGTTGCCGCCCGTGCTATGCAATTTGTTTAGGGCTTTCCTTCTTTTACACGAAAAATCATAGGAGTTTTAGAGGATTGGATTGGATCATTAAGAATTTCCCATAATGTTCATCACTAGTAACATTGGAAACATTAGGTATTTTTCCTTTTGACCCAATTGCACTCTATTTTTTGTTGGAGAAAAATTCCATCAACTAAAATCTCTTAGGAGTAGTAGCATTGCTCCGCCGTCAGATTGTTCCGCCAACaaaattgcatgtttttttgttggGTATCTTTCGGACTCTTCCGCCGTCGGATCCTCTGCTTCTGCTAAGGTCatcagttttttttttcaaaacggaggcaaaaAATTTGCtacatcgattaattaagaagaagagaattgcccggttaattaacggaaaaccggACGAAAACCGATACATATAGATCACATGCAGACTACTCGCTAACAAAGAAACTCCATGACCTCACGGTCAACCCGACAAATATACATAACACGCAACAACCACAAACCCTGGCACTTCTATGTTGCAAAGAAACCCTCAACAAAACCAATGTTGAATACATCAGACGCCAAGAAATCCACGGAGACGAGCCACTCGGAGATGGAGGACGAATAGACTGAGTATTCTCCATTAAGCAGCCGCAGACACCTTATCAATGGCGCCACTCTTTTTGTCTATGCTCCTGAGAGCCTTCTTCACCTTCTTTATTTTGCCTGTGCTCCACGAGGAGGCAAGCAATCACATTGCGAGACCCAGGACAAGTTGCCTCCAAGGAGTCGAGCAAACGGTCAAGCTTTTTCACGAAGACCACCTCGTCAATGCGTGCCAACATAGCGTCACGGTCGAAGATGGGCGACCGAATGGGCTTCGGCGCCTCAGAAGTAGCTGCCAAAGCACCTATCTCATCAACCTCGGCACCCACCGATGCCACCTGGGCAACAACCTCGGGTGAGAGAGCAATAGCAACATCCAAACCTCCACGGTCCACATAGGCAAGTGGCTGACTGGACTCCAACGACAACGGTGAGGTCGTAGTCGGCATCGCCAAGTCCCCACCAAGCGACCTCATCTCCTTAGGAAGCACCATCGAAATAGGTGAAGTGGGCTCCCCACAAAGCTTCTGCAGCTCAGGCATAATCTGCAGCACCGGGGCCACGACCTCGACAACGTCTTCACTCTCAGAAGCAATCGGCACGATGGGCAATGACAACTGACAAGATGTAGCACGAGGGGAGAGATCTCCATACATGCCTGCTTCCCCATCGGCAGAACCAACCAGGATCTCAAGGGACGGGGACAAATCAGGGGCAACGCCAATCTGAAGCTGAGGCAGCGAAGACACATCCGGCACCACCTCAAGTTTGGCGAGAGCGGCCTCCGCTCTCACCAAAACACTCCCGTCTCGCGCAACGCAGTCACGAAGCTCAGTGCGAAGCAGCTCGGTCTCCTCCGCCAACCCGACTTGCTGAGCCGAGACAAACTGGAACTGCACGTCTGTCACGGAGACATCACCGGTGGATGGAGGCGGTGGAGCATGACATTGGGCTGGTGAAGCTTGGTGGACAGGCTTCTTAGCACGGCAGAAGCGGGCGATGTGACCAGATCAAAGGCAGTTCGTGCATCGGATTGAATCCCTGCAGGAGTGTGCATAGTGACCTCGACAGAGGCATTGGAAACACCTGTCTCTCGACCACGCCAGCGGAGAACGCCACATATGATAGCAGGGCGACGGAAAGGAACGGAAGTGGAGTTGCGCCCCCTCAAGAGAAGCTGCCACCCCCCCAACGTCCCACTTGGAGCTTGACACACAGAGGCTTCCGGCGACGCCTCGCGGTCGAAACATCCTCTCCAATCTCCCCAACCTGGACGCACCGGAGGCGCCTGCATGACGTGCCCGTCGCCCGCAACAGCAGCGTGGGAAGCTACAGCAGCGGGCACGCCGTTGTCCTCGACTGAAACGGGGCCATCAGAGGCAGCTCCCCGAAGGCTGTTGTCTCCGGCAGCAACGACGGCCGGCGTGGTAGGCGTCGGAGTTGCCAGGACCAGATCGGAGCTGGCCGGCATCTCGGTCGTGGAGGGAAGCTTGCGTGAGGCAAAGCGTCCCCGCACTGCCGGGTCGGCCTTGCGGGAGGCGAGGTAGGCCGCAGCGACGTCTTCGGCAGAGGGCGACGGTGGATGGGCTGGGGCAGCGCCGGCAGAAGGAGCTTGAGAGGCCGGCGTCGTCGGAGCGGGAGCGCCCACAGGAGCAGCCGAGGCGGCCTCCACCGCTCGAGCGGGGTCGCTGGCAGGAGTAGCCGAAGAGGCCGGGGCGGCCTCTAAGGTCATCAGTCAAAGTCATGTCACAGCCGGCTGCTCGGTTGATTCGAGATAGGCTTTGGACTTGCTGCAAAACTTGGAAACCAATACGGTACGGACCCGGCGTCCAGGTGAGTGGATAATACGGGACACGTTTGCATCTCCGAATCCAGCCGAGAAGTCAAATCCTAGTCGAAAATACTGCACCTACGACGCTCAACCTGAATCCGAAACAATCCACAGCTCTGCTGCGTCTATATATATTTCAACGGAAGCAGGCCTCCAGAGAAAGTCGAGCAGCACGGAAAGCACCTCCTGATCTAGCTCTATCGTAGGGCTGCCACCGCGTCGAACAGAACTCCCGGTGATCAGAGACGCCGCCGCAGCAGCAAGTCCCGTCCGCCGCCATGGacgacggcgccgccgccgtccggTCGGTGTGGGCCGACAACTTCAAGGCAGAGTCTGCCGTCTTCTGCCAGATCGCGCCGCACGCCACGCACGTCGCGCTGAACGTGCAGTACCCGGGCTGCGTGATCCGCGGCGACGGCCGGAAGAGCCACTATGACATGACCGCCGAGGAGCGGTACCAGGTGATCCATGCGAACGTGTCCCTCCTGAAGCCGCTCCAGGTGGGGCTCGCCATCCGCACCGACGACGGCGGCCGGTTCGCGTGGGAGTTCAACCTGCGCGGGTTCGACGTCGCCTCGGACCTCGACGCGAGGGACCCTGACTCCATCGCCTACCTCGCCCGCCGCGGGGTCGACTTCGGCCGGCTTCCCGAGTCCGGCATCCACGGGTACGAGCTCCGCTGGATGCTGCGGGACTCCGGCCTGCTCAGGGCCCAGGCGTCGTGGGCGACGTTCGCCGGCGCGTACCACGTCGGCTACTTCGCGGCCATGATGTCCGGCGAGAAGCTTCCGGACGACGTGGACGATTTCATGGAGATGGTGCGGCAGCTCCTCGGGCCGGCCGTGTACGACGTGAAGCGGCTGGCGAGGCAGCACGACCAGAGGTGCGTCGGCGCGCTGGGCCACATCGTGAAGCAGCTCGGCGTGGTGCAGCCCAATGAGCCGAAGCCGACGCCCGCCGGCACAGGTAGCACGCTGGCGCTCCTGGCTTTCGAGACGTTGAAGGAGAAGCTTGGCGCCAACGCGGAGAAGTACCGCGGCCAATTGTGTGGGCTCCAGGCTGTTTAACGATAACACATGACCAGCCGCGGCCGATGTTGCAATAATAGCCCAAAGCAGATGATTATTTTTTCAAGTATATATACTAATTAGTGGCTAAAAGCATTCATCTTATTTGTAGTAGGAGCGTAAGTACATTTGTCTTAAGTATGTGCCTCGACTGGATATGATGTATACGTGACTTTCTGCTGAACTACTATTGCATTTATATTTGAAAAACAGAAAATCCGAGCCATTGACGTTTTGTATGAATTAAatatgttttttttccttttttagaaGAGGTTGACAACGATGTGTGCAGTGTGCATACATATATAGATGTAACCGAATGAAGGGAAGGGAATACTATGTTTACAAATGAAGTGCAATTCAAGGGTGTCTTTACATGAATATCATATGAAGTTGAGCTGCACATAAGGTACGTAAGTTCAAAGATTGGCATGACATGAAGCATTTTTGTTTCAAAAACAGCAGAAAGGGCAACATCAAGTTTTGTGCAGCCATCAGCCATGCATCTCAGATCAATAACATCACAAAATCTGAATGAGCTAACAGAACAGTTACAAGAAAAGTATCCTCGGAGATTTGGACCAATATAAACTCCAACCAGCACAAGCAATTTTTCACGTCTCATGTAGTGTGACGTTCTACCAGAATGGCACCACATAGGAAAATGACATCCAAGTCATATGTTTCTTTTGGTTCACCATCAGCAGAACATGCTTCAAAATCATCACTACTGTATGAAAAAGGCAAGGGCAGCAAACACGCATGCTATGTTCATTCCAACTAAAACAGAGCGAGCGAATATAGATCCAATAGGAAATAATGTTTGCCTGAGATGACATTCCAATGTGTGATTCCATGTAATTTCACCTGTAGTGGGACCTGAATCATCAAATGCCTCCATTGGCCTTAGTCCTCGTAAATGACACGCATCTGATCAGGCCTTATGCCACTATCAAGCAAGAACTGATTCACCCAAGGTAGCAGCTCATTTCCCTCCGAGCATATGATTTCAACAATCTCAAGCTGCTCACATGTAAATGATCTATCCTCAAGCTCGCCAGTGATTGTAGGTATATCCTGCGTTTGATATTCACGCTGGCAAATAAAAAGGAACAGTTTTATCTTTACAGTAAATGCACCAACATTCATTGAAGGATAGATGCTACGGAGAAGACCATATACCTGGTATAGTTCAAGAGTTAGCTTCTTTAGACTAGGTGAGTTCTGTAGGAAGACTATCAGTGCATAGAAGTCTCCATGCACGCACGAACTATGAAGAGTCAGGTTTATAAGATTACCAAATGTTGGGCACCATCTGTAGTTATCTTTCATCTCCACCTGCAAATAATTGAAAGGATTAAGACAGAACATTAAAACCATGCTATTCTTCCATTTCTTTTTTGTGCTTCAACAAACTTGCCAAAATATCAGGAGGGAGTTAACAAAATGTGATTACGCTTCTGACTGTGTGCCATTGAAAATCTTAGAGCTATAGCTTTGGAGCACATTGGATACGAAAAAATCACAGCACAAATAGAGATCATGTTAACCATAAACAATTGTATTACACAATCGTATACTCAATTTTTTTTCCTCAATAGTCATGGAACACATGTGATTAAATCAGCATGGTTGTGTCACATGACATTCTGTTGCTTTGGTCCAATCTGTTTGTAGGAGTTGGCAATGTGGTCCCAACAATTGCTGAAGCACTTTACATTAGTATGCTGATGAAGCTATATTATAACGAAGTTATTGCACTAAGAATGAGCATATGAAGTGAGATATTTTGGTCCAATCTGTTAGTATGCTGATGAAGCTATATGAAGTGAGATACAGACAAAATGTGCTTAGGTCGCAGATTATAGTGTAGATTAATATCTGGAGAAATGTGATCTACCAACAAAAGGAGGCGTCATAGATAGGCGTTTCAAACCAAGAAGCTCACCTTTTTAACGCCATAACAGAAGTTCAAACTTCTAACATGAGAGAGGCCTCCAAGAAACTGCTTGATACCATCCGCATCACAATATCTGATTGTCCCCCATAAAAGTACTACTGACGCCGTCTCTAGAGATGTCATGTTCTTTAGTACAGGTAGCCTGGCCGCGGAAGGACACCATTCGAAGGACAGAGAAGTGAGGTTTGGAGCAGAAATAGAAGCCTGGTCACCATTGTTAAATGAGAACATAACATCATCAGCGAGGGTCAAAGCCTTCAGTGTATTGGAGAAAATATCAAGGTCCTGAATGTTGGTGTTCGATAGCAATAGATACTCCAATACTGGGCAGCCCATTTGGAGGTGCTTAAAGAAACCTTGGATCAGATTAGCATTGCAGATGTGCAGTCTTTTCAGGTACGCTGAAGTGAATACCGAAGGTGCGAGCTGCAAATATTCGTTCTGAGTGACAACCTTGACAGCCTGAGCCTTGTACTGTAACACATGGGCGATCCATAGGTTAGCACCGGCGGAGTCATCTTCAGCGTAGTCGCCGTCGGTGGGCAACCTGTACTCGAGCCGGAACGCCTCCAGGTCAACGGGTCTACGGAGCATCAGCAAACGGTTGACGAACTTCTTGAACTCAaagtcgtcttcatcatcatcttcatacGGCATGTCTGCGAATTCCTTGAAAGACACGTCGATGCAGGGCACCCACTGCCAGAGGTCTCGCCAGCGCCGTGCCAGCACGCATGTGTGCACAGCTTCGCGTGAGCGCAGGTGGGAGAGAACATGGATGAGGAGCTCATCCGGGAGGGCGCTGATCTTGTCTTCCATGCCCCCGTCGCCCGACGCCTCCGCCATGGGGTCAGAGCTCGGAGGCGTTTCGTCGAACAGGTTGTGTGCAGGGAGGCTGCAGCAACGGAAATGAACGAATGCAAGCCGTGAATCCGCAGCTCGGGACAAGATTTGGGACGGCAGGAAGAAGACGAACGCAGAGAAACAAAAATCAGGGAAGAGATGTCGAGAGAATCAACGAGGGGAGGTGAAAGGGATCCAGAGCATACCTCCGGTGGTGCGCGAGTGCGCTCAACTCTGTCCCACCCCAAATCCGGGTGGATGCTGATGCCTCGACCCAGCCTTGATGAACAGCAAGCGTCGTCACGTCAATCGTCTAGTCTTTATTTGCAAAGAGAGCACTGTAATTGCCGAGTAAAGTGAAAAGAACACGTATACTACGGTTTAGGCCTTCCCGGAGTCCGGAGAAGTGTTACTCTCTCGGTAACAAAATAACAAATCATCCCGTCAAATAAaactactccttccgtcccaaaataaatttttccttCAAAAAGAGAATAAACCTCGGTCTCagtatctggacgatgcatacaactattttattaattattcataaaaaCCA
Protein-coding regions in this window:
- the LOC123164516 gene encoding E3 ubiquitin-protein ligase ATL9-like, translating into MPLKLVLAVVAPVGLTCCILKLAGVPWPIIIRIAGVLLAFLFIAALCQRAQARARSQRQLLQDPEGDQSSMAALPREPAVGLGRAALAGLPVYKYEKLRCSGGEGHECAVCLAEIKPKEVVKQLPACTHLFHDRCIDEWLWSHRTCPVCRSPVDGSTVPAVEVAARAMQFV
- the LOC123169600 gene encoding putative F-box/FBD/LRR-repeat protein At1g78760 produces the protein MAEASGDGGMEDKISALPDELLIHVLSHLRSREAVHTCVLARRWRDLWQWVPCIDVSFKEFADMPYEDDDEDDFEFKKFVNRLLMLRRPVDLEAFRLEYRLPTDGDYAEDDSAGANLWIAHVLQYKAQAVKVVTQNEYLQLAPSVFTSAYLKRLHICNANLIQGFFKHLQMGCPVLEYLLLSNTNIQDLDIFSNTLKALTLADDVMFSFNNGDQASISAPNLTSLSFEWCPSAARLPVLKNMTSLETASVVLLWGTIRYCDADGIKQFLGGLSHVRSLNFCYGVKKVEMKDNYRWCPTFGNLINLTLHSSCVHGDFYALIVFLQNSPSLKKLTLELYQREYQTQDIPTITGELEDRSFTCEQLEIVEIICSEGNELLPWVNQFLLDSGIRPDQMRVIYED